The following coding sequences lie in one Zingiber officinale cultivar Zhangliang chromosome 2B, Zo_v1.1, whole genome shotgun sequence genomic window:
- the LOC122049006 gene encoding WUSCHEL-related homeobox 11-like, with amino-acid sequence MSMEGRSNGSSPGDAAAGPAAVRSRWTPKPEQILILESIFNSGTVNPPKNETVRIRKLLEKFGAVSDANVFYWFQNRRSRSRRRQRELQAASALASSSPPYSSSTARSSSASPSSSSSSSWPAADEDLLSISHRMGGFMEGNYSIFNYTKQPDQYSPIKESIDNTITVFINGMRWEAPRGPLDMRAMFGQSAVLVHSSGQLLPVDEHGILLQSLQMGESYFLLVHPEAGACV; translated from the exons ATGTCCATGGAAGGCCGGAGTAACGGCAGCAGCCCCGGCGATGCGGCGGCCGGGCCGGCGGCTGTCCGCTCCCGGTGGACCCCGAAACCGGAACAGATCCTCATCCTGGAGTCCATCTTCAACAGCGGGACGGTGAACCCGCCCAAAAACGAGACCGTCCGCATCCGCAAGCTGCTCGAGAAGTTCGGCGCCGTCAGCGACGCCAACGTCTTCTACTGGTTCCAGAACCGCCGCTCCCGCTCCCGCCGCCGCCAGCGGGAGCTGCAGGCCGCCTCAGCCCTCGCCTCATCCTCACCGCCTTACTCCTCCTCCACTGCACGTTCCTCTTCCGCCTCgccgtcctcctcctcctcctcctcctggcCGGCAGCCGACGAGGACCTCTTGTCGATCTCTCACCGGATGGGAGGGTTCATGGAAGGCAATTATTCCATCTTCAACTACACGAAGCAACCCGATCAGTATAGCCCAATTAAAGAATCGATCGACAACACGATCACGGTGTTCATCAACGGGATGCGATGGGAAGCGCCGAGAGGGCCTTTAGACATGAGAGCCATGTTCGGCCAAAGCGCGGTGCTGGTGCATTCCTCTGGACAGCTGCTGCCTGTCGATGAACATGGAATTCTGCTGCAGAGCCTGCAGATGGGCGAGAGCTACTTCCTG CTTGTGCACCCGGAGGCTGGAGCATGTGTCTAG